The following are encoded in a window of Candidatus Dormiibacterota bacterium genomic DNA:
- a CDS encoding Lrp/AsnC family transcriptional regulator — MPRAQQPAGLDRIDRRILEVLRDDGRISIAALAEQVGVSRANAYTRLLRLREEGVIEGFTARVNSRRMGLGIAALVLLSVRQPDWRALRTELVEMPEVEYCALTTGTHDALILVRATDVETLRDVVLERLQSLPMVQGTQTIFVLDEVVRKPFVLP, encoded by the coding sequence GTGCCCAGAGCGCAGCAGCCCGCCGGCCTGGACCGGATCGACCGCCGCATCCTCGAGGTGCTTCGCGACGACGGCCGGATCAGCATCGCCGCCCTCGCCGAGCAGGTCGGGGTGTCGCGGGCGAACGCCTACACCCGGCTGCTGCGGCTCCGCGAGGAGGGGGTGATCGAGGGCTTCACGGCCCGGGTGAACAGCCGCCGGATGGGGCTGGGGATCGCCGCGCTCGTGCTCCTGTCCGTGCGCCAGCCGGACTGGCGGGCGCTGCGCACCGAGCTCGTCGAGATGCCCGAGGTGGAGTACTGCGCGCTCACCACCGGCACCCACGACGCCCTCATCCTGGTCCGCGCCACCGACGTCGAGACCCTCCGCGACGTCGTCCTCGAGCGCCTCCAGAGCCTGCCCATGGTCCAGGGCACCCAGACCATCTTCGTGCTCGACGAGGTGGTGCGGAAACCGTTCGTCCTCCCCTGA
- a CDS encoding homogentisate 1,2-dioxygenase: MRSYMRLGEVPRKRHMRVVREGRPVFEELFGREGFSGPSSLLYHRGMPEAVHDIAPGPDDTAARELEQVHGHSHIEAWRLDQHGDAVSGRRWLLVNDDVRIGVAVPAHAQETLYVNASADEVLFLHRGSGTLRSQFGRLPLRQGDYAVIPRGTIHRLDLDDPAASRVLVVECAGIVDSPDRYRARNGQLVESAPYSERDVRGPVDLESVEGPAEVWMKRAGRVTRYCLDHHPFDVVGWDGTVYPCALSVHDFEPRAGRFHVPPPTHQVFQAPNLVICNFVPRKIDWDPEAEALPYHHSNLDSDEVMYYAGGNYSARRGIREGSITLHVGGVPHGPQPGALEATRDAPRETDELAVMIDTFRPLHRTTTARQVLDSSYPFSWHAPDRPEES; the protein is encoded by the coding sequence ATGCGCTCGTACATGCGTCTCGGCGAGGTGCCGCGCAAGCGGCACATGCGGGTGGTGCGCGAGGGGCGTCCGGTCTTCGAGGAGCTCTTCGGGCGCGAGGGGTTCAGCGGCCCGTCGTCGCTGCTCTACCACCGCGGCATGCCCGAGGCGGTGCACGACATCGCCCCCGGACCCGACGACACCGCCGCCCGCGAGCTCGAGCAGGTGCACGGCCACTCCCACATCGAGGCGTGGCGGCTGGACCAGCACGGCGACGCGGTCAGCGGCCGGCGCTGGCTGCTGGTCAACGACGACGTCCGCATCGGCGTCGCCGTTCCCGCCCACGCCCAGGAGACCCTGTACGTCAACGCCTCGGCCGACGAGGTGCTCTTCCTCCACCGGGGCTCGGGGACGCTGCGCTCCCAGTTCGGCCGGCTGCCGCTGCGCCAGGGCGACTACGCGGTGATCCCCCGCGGCACCATCCACCGCCTCGACCTCGACGACCCCGCCGCGTCCCGCGTGCTGGTCGTCGAGTGCGCCGGGATCGTCGACTCGCCCGACCGCTACCGGGCGCGCAACGGACAGCTGGTCGAGTCCGCCCCCTACTCGGAGCGCGACGTGCGCGGCCCGGTCGACCTGGAGAGCGTCGAGGGACCCGCGGAGGTGTGGATGAAGCGCGCCGGCCGGGTCACCCGCTACTGCCTCGACCACCATCCGTTCGACGTCGTCGGCTGGGACGGCACCGTGTACCCCTGCGCCCTCTCGGTGCACGACTTCGAGCCCCGCGCCGGCCGCTTCCACGTGCCCCCGCCGACCCACCAGGTGTTCCAGGCCCCCAACCTGGTGATCTGCAACTTCGTCCCCCGCAAGATCGACTGGGACCCCGAGGCGGAGGCCCTCCCCTACCACCACTCCAATCTGGATTCGGACGAGGTGATGTACTACGCGGGCGGCAACTACAGCGCCCGCCGCGGCATCCGGGAGGGCTCGATCACCCTCCACGTCGGCGGCGTCCCCCACGGCCCCCAGCCGGGCGCGCTGGAGGCGACCCGCGACGCGCCCCGGGAGACCGACGAGCTCGCGGTGATGATCGACACCTTCCGCCCGCTCCACCGCACCACCACGGCGCGGCAGGTTCTGGACAGCTCCTACCCCTTCTCCTGGCACGCTCCGGACCGGCCGGAGGAGAGCTGA
- a CDS encoding glucosidase encodes MPDPDPERRRLLEADRVPWRRWGPYLAERAWGTVREDYSAGGDAWSSLPHDHARSRAYRWSEDGLAGICDDGQVLCMALALWNGRDPILKERIFGVSGSEGNHGEDAKEYWWFTDATPTASYLRWRHVYPQAAFPYDRLVEESRRRGRLDPEFELVDTGVLDGDRYWDVTVEYAKAGPDDICALITVVNAGPEPADLDVLPMLWFRNTWAWGHDPRVPRLSAVEGRILAEHHHLGRWTLAGDPGAGLLFCDNESNARRLWGEDGASPFPKDGINDHVVSGAATVNPAQTGTRAALRYRLSVGPGETRRLRLRLAAGDAAPDLGDGHAATVAACRHEADLFHAALVPAGASGDEAAVLRQALAGMIWSYQFYNYSVERWLDGDPVFPPPPAERARRNGGWRHLGSHEVISMPDTWEYPWFAAWDLAFHCVTLAHVDAARAKEQLILLCREWYMHPNGQLPAYEWSFGDVNPPVHAWAALRVFAIDGGTDHEFLERIFHKLLINFTWWVNRKDTEGSNVFEGGFLGLDNIGPFDRSMLPPGAGHLEQSDATAWMAMYCLNMLEVALTLARHDRTYEDVATKFFEHFTLIALAMEEQGLWDEADGFYYDVLHTADGGRMPLRAHSIVGLIPLLAVTVLDAGFGAALPDFSSRMGWFLRNRPRAAAVVSHIAVPGIGERHLLSIVSPERLRRILACMLDETEFLSPHGIRALSLRHRDRPLVTTVDGASFTLDYEPGESTSGLFGGNSNWRGPVWMPINHLIVGALQRFHAYLGDGFRVEHPRGSGHSLSLVEVADELSGRLIGLFTRGGDGRRPCFGDTARFQEHPAWRDALLFHEYFHGDTGAGLGASHQTGWTGLVADLIRTRGARWSPPGSGG; translated from the coding sequence ATGCCCGACCCCGATCCGGAGCGGCGCCGCCTGCTCGAGGCCGACCGCGTGCCCTGGCGCCGCTGGGGCCCCTACCTGGCCGAGCGCGCCTGGGGCACCGTCCGCGAGGACTACAGCGCCGGCGGCGACGCCTGGAGCTCGCTGCCCCATGACCACGCCCGCTCCCGGGCCTACCGCTGGAGCGAGGACGGGTTGGCCGGCATCTGCGACGACGGCCAGGTGCTCTGCATGGCCCTGGCGCTGTGGAACGGTCGCGACCCCATCCTCAAGGAGCGGATCTTCGGGGTGAGCGGCTCCGAGGGGAACCACGGCGAGGACGCCAAGGAGTACTGGTGGTTCACCGACGCCACCCCCACCGCGTCCTACCTGCGCTGGCGCCACGTGTATCCCCAGGCTGCCTTCCCCTACGACCGGCTGGTCGAGGAGAGCCGCCGCCGGGGACGGCTCGACCCCGAGTTCGAGCTGGTCGACACCGGCGTGCTCGACGGTGACCGCTACTGGGACGTGACCGTCGAGTACGCGAAGGCCGGGCCCGACGACATCTGCGCGCTGATCACCGTGGTCAACGCCGGCCCCGAGCCCGCCGACCTCGACGTCCTGCCCATGCTCTGGTTCCGCAACACCTGGGCCTGGGGGCACGACCCGCGGGTGCCGCGGCTCTCGGCGGTGGAGGGGCGCATCCTGGCCGAGCACCACCACCTCGGCCGCTGGACGCTCGCAGGCGACCCCGGCGCCGGCCTGCTCTTCTGCGACAACGAGAGCAACGCCCGCCGGCTGTGGGGCGAGGATGGGGCGTCGCCGTTTCCCAAGGACGGCATCAACGACCACGTGGTCTCCGGCGCGGCGACGGTCAACCCTGCGCAGACCGGCACCCGGGCGGCGCTCCGGTACCGGCTGTCGGTGGGGCCCGGCGAGACCCGGCGGCTGCGCCTGCGCCTCGCCGCCGGGGACGCCGCCCCCGACCTCGGCGACGGCCACGCCGCCACCGTGGCGGCCTGCCGCCACGAGGCCGACCTGTTCCACGCCGCGCTGGTGCCCGCGGGCGCGTCCGGCGACGAGGCTGCGGTGCTTCGCCAGGCGCTGGCGGGGATGATCTGGTCGTACCAGTTCTACAACTACAGCGTGGAGCGCTGGCTCGACGGCGACCCCGTGTTCCCGCCGCCCCCGGCGGAGCGGGCCCGCCGCAACGGCGGCTGGCGCCACCTCGGCAGCCACGAGGTGATCTCCATGCCCGACACCTGGGAATACCCATGGTTCGCCGCCTGGGACCTCGCTTTCCACTGCGTCACGCTCGCCCACGTCGACGCGGCGCGTGCCAAGGAGCAGCTGATCCTGCTCTGCCGCGAGTGGTACATGCACCCCAACGGCCAGCTGCCCGCGTACGAGTGGAGCTTCGGCGACGTCAATCCGCCGGTCCACGCCTGGGCGGCGCTGCGGGTCTTCGCGATCGACGGCGGCACCGACCACGAGTTCCTCGAGCGCATCTTCCACAAGCTGCTCATCAACTTCACCTGGTGGGTGAACCGCAAGGACACCGAGGGCAGCAACGTGTTCGAGGGCGGCTTCCTCGGGCTCGACAACATCGGCCCCTTCGACCGCTCGATGCTGCCGCCCGGCGCTGGCCATCTCGAGCAGTCGGACGCGACCGCCTGGATGGCGATGTACTGCCTCAACATGCTCGAGGTGGCGCTCACCCTGGCCCGGCACGACCGCACCTACGAGGACGTCGCCACCAAGTTCTTCGAGCACTTCACGCTCATCGCCCTGGCGATGGAGGAGCAGGGCCTCTGGGACGAGGCCGACGGCTTCTACTACGACGTCCTCCACACCGCCGACGGCGGCCGGATGCCGCTGCGCGCCCACTCCATCGTCGGGCTGATCCCGCTCCTCGCCGTCACCGTGCTCGACGCCGGGTTCGGCGCCGCGCTGCCCGACTTCAGCTCGCGGATGGGGTGGTTCCTGCGCAACCGGCCCCGCGCCGCGGCGGTGGTGTCGCACATCGCCGTCCCCGGGATCGGCGAGCGGCATCTGCTCTCCATCGTCAGCCCGGAGCGGCTGCGGCGGATCCTCGCCTGCATGCTCGACGAGACCGAGTTCCTCTCCCCGCACGGGATACGCGCGCTCAGCCTGCGCCACCGCGACCGGCCGCTGGTCACCACCGTCGACGGCGCCAGCTTCACCCTCGACTACGAGCCCGGCGAGTCGACCTCGGGCCTCTTCGGCGGCAACTCCAACTGGCGCGGGCCGGTGTGGATGCCGATCAACCACCTGATCGTCGGCGCCCTGCAGCGCTTCCACGCCTATCTCGGTGACGGCTTCCGGGTCGAGCACCCGCGGGGCTCGGGGCACAGCCTCAGCCTCGTCGAGGTCGCCGACGAGCTCTCCGGCCGGCTGATCGGCCTCTTCACCCGCGGCGGCGACGGCCGCCGGCCCTGCTTCGGCGACACCGCGCGTTTCCAGGAGCACCCCGCCTGGCGCGACGCCCTCCTCTTCCACGAGTACTTTCACGGCGACACCGGCGCCGGGCTGGGGGCGTCGCACCAGACCGGATGGACGGGGCTGGTCGCCGACCTCATCCGCACCCGCGGGGCGCGCTGGTCGCCCCCCGGATCGGGCGGGTGA
- a CDS encoding S53 family peptidase, with amino-acid sequence MARGPLRRALTAVVATGILVAGAANLHAAVLDGPPLPAVVQLAQNLLPGLDSLVAQALPPASTPLHIGVGLAPSDPAGEQALLTALYDPASPLYHRFLTPEQVASRFGVSPERVSAAVAWLHGAGLEVQHVGSGGTFIEAVGAVGQLDRLLGTTVRSYSAGGTSFLANDRAPSVPGGLGVISIVGLNTLQHFSTPHSTTSAASARTRLGATPAPAGLYTDSYTPQDLWSLYQQPAENQGQGQTMAIFGAGATDPVVANLRRFEDLNHLPHVPVVVKHTGPGPWNDNSGEGEWNLDTQASTGMAPLVRQEQLYFGASLSDADVATMFSTWVSDPNGPRQASASFGECETNPLNFLLGNPIANPLPNAGQALGNNLEPVAEQTLLQGTLEGRTLFVSTGDTGSSCPIAVLPIVGAGNGVLNQVVPLANYPAASRYVVAVGGTVLYAKQGTSPKERALEYAWPFGGGGSALFIPRPDYQKGVSAVNHPCLIGSGLLQIFTPGTMCRGLPDVSALSGDVISNGYTVVTDMIPGTSGGTSLSAPLWLGMWTRIQAAAPDQAHGLGFANPLLYAKGTSSHYAQDFHDITLGTNGLNVAGAGWDYVSGFGTPNLGNLMRDITGTTAPAVTTGPPAVPDPVLATPCGPAFVTAPGNATDPLTAAPIPQMDLTRGELDLSPDGTTLRAVLTVADLTGQVPSISQAADYTLYWTYAGTTWYAHTKIDRTGAATFEDGSVGGGKAAATHVDAGRIVPGKPGLVEVDVPLANAGNPPAGARLAYPYGVTSLELATLNLTVDAGGGQNDAAALPCGSAAPAPARVPSAAPAPLPLPVPLPLPLPALPVPGLGAAAPVPGAPAPSLTILGIPISLGGPAPAAPRTSSGGLLGLVLRLLW; translated from the coding sequence ATGGCAAGAGGACCGCTTCGTCGAGCGCTCACCGCCGTCGTCGCCACCGGGATCCTGGTGGCGGGCGCAGCGAACCTCCACGCCGCCGTCCTCGACGGGCCGCCCCTTCCCGCGGTGGTCCAGCTGGCCCAGAACCTGCTTCCGGGCCTCGACAGCCTGGTCGCCCAGGCCCTGCCCCCGGCGTCGACGCCGCTCCACATCGGCGTCGGCCTCGCCCCCTCCGACCCGGCCGGCGAGCAGGCGCTCCTCACCGCCCTCTACGACCCGGCCAGCCCCCTCTACCACCGGTTCCTCACCCCCGAGCAGGTCGCCTCGAGGTTCGGCGTATCGCCGGAGCGGGTCTCGGCCGCGGTGGCCTGGCTCCACGGTGCCGGGCTCGAGGTCCAGCACGTCGGCTCCGGCGGCACCTTCATCGAGGCGGTCGGCGCCGTCGGCCAGCTGGACCGGCTGCTCGGCACCACGGTGCGCTCCTACAGCGCCGGGGGCACCAGCTTCCTCGCCAACGACCGGGCGCCGAGCGTGCCCGGCGGCCTCGGGGTGATCTCGATCGTCGGGCTCAACACCCTCCAGCACTTCTCCACGCCGCACAGCACCACGTCGGCCGCGAGCGCGCGGACCCGGCTCGGCGCCACCCCCGCCCCCGCCGGCCTCTACACCGACAGCTACACGCCCCAGGACCTGTGGTCGCTCTACCAGCAGCCCGCCGAGAACCAGGGCCAGGGCCAGACCATGGCGATCTTCGGCGCCGGGGCGACCGACCCGGTGGTGGCCAACCTGCGCCGCTTCGAGGACCTGAACCACCTGCCCCACGTGCCGGTGGTGGTGAAGCACACCGGGCCGGGCCCGTGGAACGACAATTCCGGTGAGGGCGAGTGGAACCTCGACACCCAGGCGAGCACGGGCATGGCTCCGCTGGTCCGCCAGGAGCAGCTCTACTTCGGCGCCTCGCTCAGCGACGCCGACGTCGCGACGATGTTCTCGACCTGGGTCAGCGACCCCAACGGTCCCCGCCAGGCGAGCGCCTCGTTCGGCGAGTGCGAGACCAACCCGCTCAACTTCCTGCTCGGGAACCCGATCGCCAACCCGCTGCCGAACGCCGGCCAGGCGCTGGGCAACAACCTCGAGCCGGTCGCCGAGCAGACCCTGCTCCAGGGCACCCTCGAGGGCCGCACCCTCTTCGTCTCCACCGGCGACACCGGCTCCTCCTGCCCGATCGCGGTGCTCCCGATCGTCGGCGCCGGCAACGGTGTCCTGAACCAGGTCGTCCCGCTGGCCAACTACCCGGCGGCGAGCCGGTACGTGGTCGCGGTCGGCGGCACCGTCCTCTACGCCAAGCAGGGCACCAGCCCGAAGGAGCGCGCGCTCGAGTACGCCTGGCCCTTCGGCGGCGGCGGCTCCGCCCTCTTCATTCCCCGGCCCGACTACCAGAAGGGGGTGAGCGCCGTGAACCACCCCTGCCTGATCGGCAGCGGCCTGCTGCAGATCTTCACCCCCGGCACCATGTGTCGCGGGCTCCCCGATGTCAGCGCCCTCTCCGGTGACGTGATCAGCAACGGCTACACCGTCGTCACCGACATGATCCCCGGCACCTCCGGCGGCACCAGCCTCTCCGCCCCGCTGTGGCTGGGGATGTGGACCCGCATCCAGGCGGCCGCCCCCGACCAGGCGCACGGCCTCGGCTTCGCCAACCCGCTCCTCTACGCGAAGGGCACCAGCTCGCACTACGCCCAGGACTTCCACGACATCACCCTGGGCACCAACGGCCTCAACGTCGCCGGCGCCGGCTGGGACTACGTGAGCGGCTTCGGCACCCCGAACCTCGGCAACCTGATGCGGGACATCACCGGGACCACCGCCCCGGCGGTCACCACCGGGCCGCCCGCGGTGCCCGACCCGGTGCTCGCCACCCCCTGCGGACCCGCGTTCGTGACCGCGCCGGGGAACGCCACCGATCCGCTCACCGCGGCGCCGATCCCGCAGATGGACCTGACCCGCGGCGAGCTCGACCTCAGCCCCGACGGCACCACCCTGCGCGCGGTGCTCACCGTCGCCGACCTCACCGGCCAGGTGCCGTCGATCTCGCAGGCCGCCGACTACACCCTCTACTGGACCTACGCGGGCACCACCTGGTACGCCCACACGAAGATCGACCGCACCGGCGCCGCCACCTTCGAGGACGGGAGCGTCGGCGGCGGCAAGGCCGCGGCGACCCACGTCGACGCCGGCCGGATCGTGCCCGGCAAGCCGGGCCTCGTCGAGGTGGACGTGCCGCTGGCGAACGCCGGCAACCCGCCCGCGGGGGCGCGCCTCGCCTATCCCTATGGCGTGACCTCGCTGGAGCTGGCGACCCTCAACCTCACCGTGGACGCCGGCGGCGGCCAGAACGACGCCGCCGCCCTGCCCTGCGGCAGCGCCGCGCCGGCACCGGCCAGGGTGCCCTCGGCGGCGCCCGCACCGCTGCCCCTCCCGGTGCCGCTGCCCCTCCCCCTCCCCGCGCTGCCGGTGCCGGGCCTGGGCGCGGCCGCACCTGTCCCCGGGGCGCCGGCTCCGAGCCTGACCATCCTCGGGATCCCCATCAGCCTCGGCGGCCCCGCTCCGGCGGCGCCCAGGACCAGCTCCGGTGGGCTGCTCGGGCTGGTGCTCCGCCTGCTCTGGTAG
- the hppD gene encoding 4-hydroxyphenylpyruvate dioxygenase — translation MTETALPTAATDAPVLLGTDHVELWVGNARQAAHYYRTAFGFDVVAYAGPETGVRDRASYVLQQGHIRLVLTAALGPEGAVAEHVRLHGDGVRSIALRVEDATAAFEAAVARGARPVEEPHRVEDTSGTVRSASVATFGDTVHRFVERHGYAGPHLPGYRADRRTGGGVGLRSIDHAVGNVEVGRMDPWVDWYHTVFDFEVFQEFDENDIATRYSALRSKVTRDPATMITFPINEPATGLRVSQIQEYLDYYRGPGVQHIALHTDDVVDTVRRMRGAGVEFLTAPAAYYESLAPRLADHGVSEDLDHLRELGILVDFEEDGYLLQIFTRPVGDRPTLFYEVIQRRGARGFGKGNFKALFEAIEREQAARGNL, via the coding sequence GTGACCGAGACGGCGCTCCCGACGGCGGCCACGGACGCCCCGGTGCTGCTCGGCACCGACCACGTCGAGCTCTGGGTGGGCAACGCCCGCCAGGCCGCGCACTACTACCGCACCGCCTTCGGGTTCGACGTGGTCGCCTACGCGGGTCCCGAAACGGGGGTGCGCGACCGCGCCTCCTACGTGCTGCAGCAGGGCCACATCCGGCTGGTGCTGACCGCGGCCCTCGGCCCCGAGGGCGCCGTCGCCGAGCACGTCCGGCTCCACGGCGACGGGGTGCGGAGCATCGCGCTGCGCGTCGAGGACGCCACCGCGGCGTTCGAGGCGGCGGTCGCACGCGGCGCCCGTCCGGTCGAGGAGCCGCACCGCGTCGAGGACACCTCCGGGACGGTGCGGAGCGCCTCCGTGGCCACCTTCGGCGACACCGTGCACCGCTTCGTCGAGCGCCACGGCTACGCCGGTCCCCACCTTCCCGGATACCGCGCGGACCGTCGCACCGGCGGTGGGGTCGGTCTCCGTTCCATCGACCACGCCGTGGGCAACGTCGAGGTGGGGCGGATGGACCCCTGGGTGGACTGGTACCACACCGTCTTCGACTTCGAGGTCTTCCAGGAGTTCGACGAGAACGACATCGCCACCCGGTACAGCGCGCTGCGATCGAAGGTCACCCGCGACCCGGCGACGATGATCACGTTCCCGATCAACGAGCCGGCCACCGGGCTGCGGGTGTCGCAGATCCAGGAGTACCTCGACTACTACCGCGGGCCGGGGGTGCAGCACATCGCCCTCCACACCGACGACGTGGTCGACACGGTGCGGCGGATGCGCGGCGCCGGCGTGGAGTTCCTGACGGCCCCGGCCGCATACTACGAGTCGCTGGCGCCACGGCTCGCTGACCACGGCGTGTCCGAGGACCTCGACCACCTGCGCGAGCTGGGCATCCTCGTCGACTTCGAGGAGGACGGATACCTGCTGCAGATCTTCACCCGTCCGGTCGGAGACCGCCCCACCCTCTTCTACGAGGTCATCCAGCGCCGCGGCGCCCGCGGCTTCGGCAAGGGCAACTTCAAGGCGCTGTTCGAGGCGATCGAGCGCGAGCAGGCGGCCCGGGGAAACCTGTGA
- a CDS encoding aminotransferase class I/II-fold pyridoxal phosphate-dependent enzyme, translating into MDNDGMLSRWAAAQLEAGGWVRRMFSEGERLRALHGPDSVADLALGQPLGEPVEAVRSAIAAAAAERGAERFGYMPNLGFPEVRARVAADAGVDVGPECIVLTGGAGAAVCLALRAFVDPGDEVVGVLPFFGEYRAYCATAGATWVTAASTADFGLDLGAIERALTPRTAALILNTPGNPSGHVATTAELGGLAALLERHRRRHGRRVVLIVDEVYHRLVYPPAVHVHPFAVHPATVLARSFSKDLGLAGERIGYLALHPDLATPEVMRGLELCQRALGFVNAPATMQRMLMHLPSLDVDIAPHLARRDLAVGLARDAGLEVAEPQGGIYVWVRAPGGDGLAVAGALAQRRVLVAPGTAFGMSGWLRICFTAPVAALERGIRVLGEYAILHPPLEMSA; encoded by the coding sequence ATGGACAATGACGGGATGCTGTCGCGCTGGGCGGCGGCGCAGCTGGAGGCGGGCGGCTGGGTGCGCCGCATGTTCAGCGAGGGCGAGCGGCTGCGCGCCCTCCACGGGCCCGACTCGGTCGCCGACCTCGCCCTCGGCCAGCCGCTGGGCGAGCCCGTCGAGGCGGTGCGCTCCGCCATCGCCGCCGCCGCCGCCGAGCGCGGCGCCGAGCGCTTCGGCTACATGCCCAACCTCGGCTTCCCCGAGGTGCGCGCCCGGGTCGCCGCCGACGCCGGGGTGGATGTCGGCCCCGAGTGCATCGTCCTCACCGGGGGTGCCGGTGCCGCGGTCTGCCTGGCGCTGCGCGCCTTCGTCGACCCCGGCGACGAGGTCGTCGGTGTGCTGCCCTTCTTCGGCGAGTACCGCGCCTACTGCGCCACCGCCGGCGCCACCTGGGTGACCGCCGCCTCCACCGCGGACTTCGGTCTCGACCTCGGCGCCATCGAGCGCGCGCTCACCCCCCGCACCGCCGCGCTGATCCTCAACACCCCCGGCAACCCCTCCGGCCACGTCGCCACCACCGCCGAGCTCGGCGGCCTCGCGGCGCTGCTCGAGCGCCACCGGCGGCGGCACGGACGGCGGGTGGTGCTGATCGTCGACGAGGTCTACCACCGCCTCGTCTACCCGCCCGCGGTGCACGTCCACCCCTTCGCCGTGCACCCCGCCACGGTGCTGGCACGCTCCTTCTCGAAGGACCTGGGGCTCGCCGGCGAGCGGATCGGCTACCTCGCGCTCCACCCCGACCTGGCCACCCCCGAGGTGATGCGCGGGCTGGAGCTCTGCCAGCGCGCCCTCGGCTTCGTCAATGCGCCGGCGACGATGCAGCGGATGCTCATGCACCTGCCCTCGCTGGACGTCGACATCGCCCCCCACCTGGCGCGCCGCGACCTCGCCGTCGGCCTCGCCCGGGACGCTGGGCTGGAGGTGGCGGAGCCCCAGGGCGGCATCTACGTGTGGGTCCGCGCCCCCGGCGGCGACGGCCTCGCGGTCGCCGGCGCCCTCGCCCAGCGGCGGGTGCTGGTCGCCCCCGGCACCGCCTTCGGCATGAGCGGGTGGCTGCGCATCTGCTTCACCGCCCCGGTGGCCGCGCTGGAGCGGGGGATCCGGGTGCTCGGCGAGTACGCCATCCTCCACCCGCCGCTGGAGATGAGCGCCTAA
- the uppS gene encoding polyprenyl diphosphate synthase has translation MPRRLPELAYDLYRIRLWARVRSGPMPQHLAVILDGNRRFVEEHRLASMRDGYAAGARRVRDVLVWSERAGVQAVTLWAMSIDNLGRPEAQIEAMSGVIADELDAVVPGAMRRGWRLRGIGRRDLLPLELQHTLTRIEAETAANSRLTVQFALGYGGREEIVDALRRWAAAEAVSGLPVEEALASLQPDALTPFLYGGDLPDPDLILRTSGELRLSGFLLWQSVYSEYYFTDVLWPDFREIDFLRALRSYQARRRRFGR, from the coding sequence ATGCCCCGCCGGCTCCCCGAACTCGCCTACGATCTCTACCGCATCCGGCTCTGGGCGCGGGTGCGCAGCGGGCCGATGCCCCAGCACCTCGCCGTCATCCTCGACGGCAACCGCCGCTTCGTCGAGGAGCACCGGCTCGCCTCGATGCGCGACGGCTACGCGGCCGGCGCCCGGCGGGTGCGCGACGTCCTGGTCTGGTCGGAGCGCGCCGGCGTCCAGGCGGTGACCCTGTGGGCGATGTCGATCGACAACCTGGGGCGGCCCGAGGCCCAGATCGAGGCGATGAGCGGGGTGATCGCCGACGAGCTCGACGCCGTGGTCCCGGGCGCGATGCGCCGCGGCTGGCGGCTGCGCGGCATCGGCCGGCGCGACCTGCTGCCCCTGGAGCTGCAGCACACCCTGACCCGGATCGAGGCGGAGACGGCGGCGAACAGCCGGCTCACCGTGCAGTTCGCCCTCGGCTACGGCGGCCGCGAGGAGATCGTCGACGCGCTCCGCCGCTGGGCCGCCGCCGAGGCGGTGAGCGGCCTCCCCGTCGAGGAGGCGCTGGCGTCGCTGCAGCCCGACGCGCTGACGCCCTTCCTCTACGGCGGCGACCTCCCCGACCCCGACCTCATCCTCCGCACCAGCGGGGAGCTGCGGCTCAGCGGGTTCCTGCTCTGGCAGAGCGTCTACTCGGAGTACTACTTCACCGACGTCCTCTGGCCGGACTTCCGCGAGATCGACTTCCTGCGCGCGCTGCGCAGCTACCAGGCGCGGAGGCGGCGCTTCGGGCGCTGA
- a CDS encoding uracil-DNA glycosylase: MSGLDALVDDIAAARVGATFNQYAETGGDDLGPEAPLIRRENLRRQLRDRREAPVVAVAEAAGWRGARYSGLVLLCERQLVEGGPYRRSSRHPRGWSEPSATIVQSALAAGGWTGSVLLWNLVPTHPAGAVPHSNRRPTRAELEAGAAFLRRLLDRVRPAHVVAIGRLAAAALGDDVPCVRHPANGGATACRAGLGALLGDWLGRQP; the protein is encoded by the coding sequence GTGAGCGGGCTCGACGCCCTGGTCGACGACATCGCCGCCGCCCGGGTCGGCGCCACCTTCAACCAGTACGCCGAGACCGGAGGCGACGACCTCGGGCCGGAGGCGCCGCTGATCCGCCGCGAGAACCTGCGCCGCCAGCTCCGCGACCGCCGCGAGGCGCCGGTGGTCGCGGTCGCCGAGGCGGCGGGCTGGCGGGGGGCACGCTACTCCGGGCTGGTGCTGCTCTGCGAGCGGCAGCTGGTCGAGGGCGGCCCCTACCGGCGCAGCTCACGACACCCGCGGGGCTGGAGCGAGCCGTCGGCGACGATCGTCCAGTCGGCGCTGGCGGCGGGAGGCTGGACCGGGTCGGTGCTGCTCTGGAACCTGGTGCCGACCCATCCGGCGGGGGCGGTGCCGCACAGCAACCGCCGTCCCACCCGCGCCGAGCTGGAGGCGGGCGCCGCGTTCCTGCGCCGCCTGCTCGACCGCGTGCGTCCCGCCCATGTCGTCGCCATCGGGCGGCTCGCCGCCGCCGCGCTCGGCGACGACGTGCCCTGCGTGCGCCATCCCGCCAACGGCGGTGCCACCGCCTGCCGCGCCGGTCTCGGCGCGCTGCTCGGAGACTGGCTCGGCCGGCAGCCCTGA